The following nucleotide sequence is from cyanobacterium endosymbiont of Braarudosphaera bigelowii.
CTTTAGAATTTCACTCGGAGAAACAGTTTGTCCATGCCTTTGTAATAGGCAGTGCAATAATTCAAATTCTAAGTGAGTTAATTTAACGGTTTGCTCAAACCAAATTGCTTCAAATCTTTCGGGAATAAGGGTTAGTGGTCCATAATTTAAAATTTCAGAATGCTTGGCTGCTTGAGGGATTCTATCTGTTCTGCGTAAGAGTGCTCTGACTCTTGCTAACATTTCTGCTAATTCAAAAGGTTTTGTTAAATAGTCATCAGCTCCAGCATTAAAACCCTCTACTTTATCTTTAGTCTGTCCCAAAGCTGATAGCATTAAAACAGGAATATCGGCAGTACGTTCATCTCTTCGTAATCTTTGACAAACTGTAAATCCATCTACTTTTGGTAGCATTAAATCTAACATTATTAGATCTGGTTGTAATTGGACAGCTAAAGCTTGTCCCTTGATTCCATCCGGAGCTTGATTAATGTCATAACCTGCCATTTCTAAGTTAGTAGAGATCAGATCTCTGATGGCATCATCATCTTCAATTACAAGTATTCGAGGCATTTCAATAAAATAATAATTAAATGTAAACGTTAAATAAGAAGTGTGTTTGGATAATAAAGAATCCTGTACCGATTATAAACA
It contains:
- a CDS encoding response regulator transcription factor, with amino-acid sequence MPRILVIEDDDAIRDLISTNLEMAGYDINQAPDGIKGQALAVQLQPDLIMLDLMLPKVDGFTVCQRLRRDERTADIPVLMLSALGQTKDKVEGFNAGADDYLTKPFELAEMLARVRALLRRTDRIPQAAKHSEILNYGPLTLIPERFEAIWFEQTVKLTHLEFELLHCLLQRHGQTVSPSEILKEVWGYDPDDDIETIRVHIRHLRTKLEPDPRHPCYIKTVYGAGYCLELPSSEQLLQSNDLAAV